A single genomic interval of Penaeus vannamei isolate JL-2024 chromosome 21, ASM4276789v1, whole genome shotgun sequence harbors:
- the LOC138865524 gene encoding PE-PGRS family protein PE_PGRS5-like has protein sequence MRTRLPLTPPRGSAAAAVGGKSAVGGKSAVGGKSAVGGKSAVGGKSAVGGKSAVGGKSAVGGKSAVGSKSAVGGKSAVGGKSAVGGKSAVGGKSAVGGKSAVGGKSAVGGKSAVGGKSAVGGKSAVGGKSAVGGKSAIGGKSAVGGKSAVGGKSAVGGKSAVGGKSAVGGKSAVGGKSAVGGKSAIGGKSAVGGKSAIGGKSAVGGKSAIGGKSAVGGKSAVGGKSAVGGKSAIGGKSAVGGKSAVGGKSAVGGKSAVGGKSAVGGKSAVGGKSARSRNGVL, from the exons ATGAG GACGaggctccccctcacccctcctcgcgggtcggcggcggcggcggtcggaGGCAAGTCGGCGGTCGGAGGCAAGTCGGCGGTCGGAGGCAAGTCGGCGGTCGGAGGAAAGTCGGCGGTCGGAGGCAAGTCGGCGGTCGGAGGCAAGTCGGCGGTCGGAGGCAAGTCGGCGGTCGGAGGCAAGTCGGCGGTCGGAAGCAAGTCGGCGGTCGGAGGCAAGTCGGCGGTCGGAGGCAAGTCGGCGGTCGGAGGCAAGTCGGCGGTCGGAGGAAAGTCGGCGGTCGGAGGCAAGTCGGCGGTCGGAGGCAAGTCGGCGGTCGGAGGCAAGTCGGCGGTCGGAGGCAAGTCGGCGGTCGGAGGCAAGTCGGCGGTCGGAGGCAAGTCGGCGGTCGGAGGCAAGTCGGCGATCGGAGGCAAGTCGGCGGTCGGAGGCAAGTCGGCGGTCGGAGGCAAGTCGGCGGTCGGAGGCAAGTCGGCGGTCGGAGGCAAGTCGGCGGTCGGAGGCAAGTCGGCGGTCGGAGGCAAGTCGGCGGTCGGAGGCAAGTCGGCGATCGGAGGCAAGTCGGCGGTCGGAGGCAAGTCGGCGATCGGAGGCAAGTCGGCGGTCGGAGGCAAGTCGGCGATCGGAGGCAAGTCGGCGGTCGGAGGCAAGTCGGCGGTCGGAGGCAAGTCGGCGGTCGGAGGCAAGTCGGCGATCGGAGGCAAGTCGGCGGTCGGAGGCAAGTCGGCGGTCGGAGGCAAGTCGGCGGTCGGAGGCAAGTCGGCGGTCGGAGGCAAGTCGGCGGTCGGAGGCAAGTCGGCGGTCGGAGGCAAGTCGGCGCGGTCCCGTAATGGCGTCTTGTAG